A region from the Silene latifolia isolate original U9 population chromosome 7, ASM4854445v1, whole genome shotgun sequence genome encodes:
- the LOC141590394 gene encoding uncharacterized protein LOC141590394, which yields MVFGFMVPRAILSGLAMTGCRGCTPPVQWYRDVWGGWIVPKHSMVGWLIKLEALNTREKLYRLGINDSYLCVLFEEDTESHAHLFTACKFSMQILRELENWLHLQVHGPHGNYSKMQHKVCSMAWLAYCYVIWTERNNSRIELQVKRPALVLKHLIQAIRGRILNLLPTRVNSTDAQWLLSLDIKC from the coding sequence ATGGTCTTTGGGTTCATGGTGCCAAGGGCTATTCTATCAGGTCTGGCTATGACTGGTTGCAGGGGATGCACCCCCCCTGTTCAGTGGTATAGGGATGTTTGGGGTGGTTGGATTGTGCCCAAACATTCTATGGTGGGGTGGTTGATTAAATTGGAAGCTCTGAACACTCGAGAAAAACTATACAGACTTGGGATCAATGATTCTTATCTGTGTGTTCTTTTTGAAGAGGATACTGAATCTCATGCTCACTTATTTACAGCATGTAAGTTTAGTATGCAAATCCTGAGAGAGTTGGAGAATTGGTTGCATCTGCAAGTGCATGGCCCTCATGGGAATTATTCTAAGATGCAACATAAGGTGTGTTCCATGGCTTGGTTAGCTTACTGTTATGTTATTTGGACTGAGAGGAACAACAGTAGGATTGAGTTGCAGGTGAAGAGACCTGCCTTAGTATTGAAGCATTTAATACAGGCTATTCGTGGGAGGATACTAAACCTATTGCCGACTAGGGTCAATTCCACTGATGCTCAATGGTTACTTAGCCTTGATATCAAATGTTAA